The genomic window GTTCCAAAAACCTCAAAGCCATTGCGGTAAAGGGCTCTGGCTCCATACCTCTCCACAACGAGTCTGCCTTCAACGAAGCGGCCCGGGAAGCCAGGGATTGGGTTAAAGAGGATTTACTTGCTCAGCTCTTCCACACCGGCGGGACGGCTTTCTGGATGGATATGGGTCACGAGTTTGGGGATGTCCCGATTAAATACTTTACAAGGGGCCAATTTGAAGGAGCCAGAAACCTCAGCGGCGCCACCATGGCCGAAACGATCCTGGTCAAAACGAGTGCTTGCTACGGTTGCACCATAGCTTGCGGGCGAGTTGTTGAAATCAAAGAAGGCCCTTACAGCCTCCCGGTGACAGAGGGCCCTGAATATGAGACCCTCTGTGCCCTTGGAACTCTCCTTATGGTTGACAACCTGGCCGCTGTTTCCTACGCCAACTATCTCTGCAACTCTTTCGGGCTCGACACCATCTCCACGGGGGTTACCATAGCCTTTGCCTACCATCTTTTTGAGAAGGGGGTTCTGAGCGAGAAGGACCTGGGCTTTGCTTTGAAATGGGGCGACCCCGATGGGGCTATCAAACTTATAAATCTCATGGCTCACAGGGAAGGTTTCGGAGACATCCTGGCGGAAGGGACCAGAGCTATGGGGGAGCACTTCGGGCTTCCTGAGGAGGCAGCTCACGTCAAAGGTCTGGAAGTGCCAATGCATGAGCCTCGTGCTTTCTTTGGCAGTGCCTTGGCCTATGCTACCTCGCCCCGAGGCGCCTGCCATATGCAGGGCGACCCCTATAGTGTAGATTCTGGAGCTGCTATACCGGAAATCGGGATAATTCCGGGGGACCGCTTTGCTGTGGAGGGTAAAGCCTGGATGGTGGCTCGGATTCAGGATTGGCGTGCCCTCTACAATTCCATGATAATGTGCCAGTTCTGCAGCCCTGGCCCAGAAAGGATCGCCAGAATGCTTCGGGAGGCTACTGGCTGGGATATAAGCATTGATGAGCTCATCAGAATAGGCAGAGATATCTTCGACATTAAGCGAGCCTTCAATGTGAAAATGGGGATAAAGCGCCAGGATGATAGACTTCCGTCCCTGCTCCTGCACCCTCTCCCCGACGGGGGAGCTGAGGGGGCTGTTCCTGATCTGGAAAAACTTCTGACCGATTACTATGAGGTCCGTGGCTGGTCAGATGATGGAACTCTCACCTCCGAGAGAATGCGGGAGCTTGGCCTTGTTGGATAAAGTTTGCCGGGCTAAACACTGTTGATTTGACAGGGCACTAAGGGGTTGCTTTGTCCAGCGGGAGGCAGGATGGCTAAAATTGAAATAAAGCCTGTAATTACTTCTAAAGAGCTTGAGCAATTCATCCTTTTCCCATGGAAAATTTACGCTAATGACCCTTACTGGGTTCCCCCATTGATAAGCGAGCGAAAAGCTTTCTTTGACCCCAGCCGTAACCCTTTTTTCAAGCACGCTGAGGTTCAGCTTTTCCTGGCTCTAAAGGATGGGGAAATAGCTGGGACAATTTCGGCCCACATAAACCACACTCACAACGAGTTCCATCAGGAGAAGGCTGGCTTTTTCGGGTTTTTTGAGTGCATTGAAGATTTTCCTGTAGCCCAAAAACTCCTGGAAACTGCCTGTCAATGGGTGGCTGAAAGGGGGATGGAGGTCATACGGGGTCCTATGAATTTTTCCACCAATGAAGAGTGCGGCCTTCTAGTGGAAGGCTTTGATTCCCGCCCTGTGGTCATGATGACCTACAATCCCCGTTACTACGTGGACTTTGTGGAAAAGGCGGGCTTCGTCAAAGCAA from Anaerolineae bacterium includes these protein-coding regions:
- a CDS encoding aldehyde ferredoxin oxidoreductase family protein; protein product: MAGGYLGKILVVDLDQGQWTVEPLKEEYAIRFLGGGGLACRYLYDLISPSTDPLSPENPLFFMTGPLVGTRAPSCGRYTACFLSPLTRIWGESNAGGFFGPELRFAGFDGILIRGRAPEPVYLWVRDDKVEIRSASHLWGLDTYRVQEAIKEELKEPRARIACIGPAGENLVKLAAIINDNARAAARGGPGAVMGSKNLKAIAVKGSGSIPLHNESAFNEAAREARDWVKEDLLAQLFHTGGTAFWMDMGHEFGDVPIKYFTRGQFEGARNLSGATMAETILVKTSACYGCTIACGRVVEIKEGPYSLPVTEGPEYETLCALGTLLMVDNLAAVSYANYLCNSFGLDTISTGVTIAFAYHLFEKGVLSEKDLGFALKWGDPDGAIKLINLMAHREGFGDILAEGTRAMGEHFGLPEEAAHVKGLEVPMHEPRAFFGSALAYATSPRGACHMQGDPYSVDSGAAIPEIGIIPGDRFAVEGKAWMVARIQDWRALYNSMIMCQFCSPGPERIARMLREATGWDISIDELIRIGRDIFDIKRAFNVKMGIKRQDDRLPSLLLHPLPDGGAEGAVPDLEKLLTDYYEVRGWSDDGTLTSERMRELGLVG